The following are encoded together in the Flavobacterium sp. TR2 genome:
- a CDS encoding DUF1801 domain-containing protein: MAKNKTTETQNNVTDFINAVESEGKRNDAFELLKIMQEITGFEPKMWGPSIIGFGTYHYKYGSGHEGDAPLAGFSPRKAAMTVYFYLPEEKREALLSQLGKHTSSKACIYIKKLADIDIETLKEIILLSIKYTQKLYPSK, from the coding sequence ATGGCCAAAAATAAAACCACAGAAACTCAAAATAACGTTACTGATTTTATTAACGCTGTTGAAAGTGAAGGAAAAAGAAATGATGCTTTTGAACTTCTGAAAATCATGCAGGAAATAACAGGTTTTGAACCCAAAATGTGGGGTCCAAGCATTATTGGCTTTGGAACTTACCATTATAAATATGGAAGCGGACATGAAGGAGATGCACCGCTTGCTGGTTTTTCGCCAAGAAAAGCCGCAATGACCGTTTATTTTTACCTTCCAGAAGAAAAAAGAGAAGCGCTTTTATCTCAGTTAGGAAAACACACTTCTTCAAAAGCTTGCATTTACATTAAAAAACTGGCTGATATTGATATCGAAACTTTAAAAGAAATAATTTTACTTTCTATAAAATATACCCAAAAATTATATCCCTCAAAATAA
- a CDS encoding GNAT family N-acetyltransferase, protein MNTSNYIIRNAFPSEFEEIGRLLIRVYSQLEGFPKENEQPNYYKMLANIGNFTNHSETEILAAVDENNTILGAVVFFNDMQYYGSGGSATQEKNVAGFRLLGVDPNARGKGIGKLLTQECIKKATENNQNQLIIHSTLAMKTAWKMYENLGFKRSEDLDFMQGELPVFGFRLKIIS, encoded by the coding sequence ATGAATACCTCAAACTATATTATCCGAAATGCTTTTCCTTCAGAATTTGAAGAGATTGGCAGGCTTTTAATTCGGGTTTATTCACAATTGGAAGGCTTTCCAAAAGAAAATGAACAGCCCAATTATTATAAAATGCTGGCCAATATTGGAAATTTCACCAATCATAGCGAGACTGAGATTCTAGCAGCTGTTGATGAGAACAATACGATTCTTGGAGCGGTTGTCTTTTTTAACGATATGCAATATTATGGTTCTGGAGGCTCTGCAACACAGGAAAAAAATGTTGCCGGATTTAGATTATTGGGCGTTGATCCTAATGCGCGCGGAAAAGGCATAGGAAAACTGCTAACTCAAGAATGCATTAAAAAAGCAACCGAAAACAATCAAAACCAGCTCATTATCCATTCGACTTTAGCAATGAAAACAGCTTGGAAAATGTATGAAAATCTAGGATTTAAAAGATCTGAAGATTTAGACTTTATGCAAGGAGAACTGCCTGTTTTCGGATTTAGACTAAAGATTATTTCGTAA
- a CDS encoding SMI1/KNR4 family protein has protein sequence MTEELEEIFRKHDFPKRDENSSMKIESIQEHLKFDLPEDYVYYLENYLGIDQFIGVEFIKLWSLEEIIDANLEYHIFEKLPQTLAIGTNGSGEFIGVEFDDDDTVKIILSPFIDLNAKYHVEIGKSFTDFLVRLDKGVEWFQD, from the coding sequence ATGACAGAAGAATTAGAAGAAATTTTTAGGAAGCACGATTTTCCAAAAAGGGATGAGAATTCTTCAATGAAAATTGAAAGCATTCAAGAGCATTTAAAATTTGATCTTCCAGAAGATTATGTTTATTATCTTGAGAATTACTTAGGAATTGACCAGTTTATAGGAGTTGAGTTTATAAAGCTTTGGAGTTTGGAAGAAATTATTGATGCAAATTTAGAATATCATATTTTTGAAAAATTACCCCAAACACTTGCTATTGGCACAAACGGAAGCGGCGAGTTTATTGGAGTTGAATTTGATGATGATGATACGGTAAAGATTATTCTTTCTCCCTTTATTGATTTAAATGCTAAATATCATGTCGAAATTGGAAAATCATTTACAGATTTTCTTGTTCGGTTAGATAAGGGAGTTGAATGGTTCCAAGATTAA
- a CDS encoding iron chaperone, whose translation MDVKKPENIDEYIGGFPNDVQEVLEKVRMTIQKAAPDAKEKISYSMPAFDQNGIVVYFAAFKNHIGLYALPSGHEAFATELSKYKSGKGSVQFPLKDPMPYDLITKIVKFRVKENLEKAKKK comes from the coding sequence ATGGACGTTAAAAAACCCGAAAACATAGACGAATACATTGGCGGATTTCCGAATGATGTTCAGGAAGTTTTAGAGAAAGTTCGCATGACAATTCAGAAAGCGGCTCCCGATGCTAAGGAAAAAATTAGCTATTCGATGCCCGCTTTTGATCAGAACGGAATTGTTGTTTATTTTGCGGCCTTTAAAAACCATATCGGACTTTACGCGCTGCCTTCTGGGCACGAAGCTTTTGCTACTGAACTTTCTAAGTATAAATCAGGGAAAGGTTCTGTGCAATTTCCTTTGAAAGATCCAATGCCATATGATCTCATTACGAAAATTGTAAAATTTAGAGTCAAAGAAAATCTGGAAAAAGCGAAAAAGAAATAA
- a CDS encoding porin family protein: MKKITLLLFTIALITFKTTAQESKIKFGVQAGLTYSSFRGYEPFLDEDPGFSYLFGVSFQYKLNESLSLKADLDYDRKTQVSKGEVNTLEIPNSRYNIKATNYLNYITLPIMLKFSFTRNKSFYINGGPYLGYLLKSGWKYETSGQQDENLEDTKYRKSMDFGISAGFGKEFKLNDNHNIYIELRENLGLTDIAKPAMPTDESMKTNSLNLIAGFTF; this comes from the coding sequence ATGAAAAAAATTACATTACTACTTTTTACTATTGCCTTAATCACATTCAAAACTACCGCACAAGAATCAAAAATAAAATTTGGAGTGCAAGCAGGATTAACTTACTCAAGTTTTAGAGGCTATGAACCTTTTTTAGATGAAGACCCTGGCTTTTCTTATTTATTTGGAGTTTCATTTCAATACAAACTAAATGAAAGCCTATCTTTAAAAGCAGATTTGGACTACGACAGAAAAACACAAGTTTCAAAAGGAGAGGTTAATACTTTGGAAATCCCAAATAGCCGTTATAACATTAAAGCCACCAATTATTTGAATTATATCACACTTCCGATAATGTTAAAATTCAGTTTTACCCGTAATAAAAGTTTTTATATTAATGGAGGCCCTTATTTAGGTTATTTGCTTAAATCTGGTTGGAAATATGAAACTTCTGGTCAACAAGATGAGAATTTGGAAGATACAAAATATCGAAAATCAATGGATTTTGGAATTTCCGCTGGATTTGGAAAAGAATTTAAACTAAATGACAACCATAATATTTATATTGAATTACGAGAAAATTTAGGCTTAACAGACATTGCTAAACCTGCAATGCCAACTGATGAATCAATGAAAACAAATTCTCTTAATTTAATCGCTGGATTTACATTTTAA
- a CDS encoding SRPBCC family protein, translating into MKTENNKFAKAEMLIRKPVSEVFQAFIDPQITSKFWFTKGSGKLEENQKTEWTWEMYGFSLSVTTLVLQENKKIVIEWGNPDEITLVEWVFSPLNENETFVSITNSGFQGDTDKIIDQVRNSTEGFTLVLAGAKAYLEHNLRLNLVLDRFPKGLA; encoded by the coding sequence ATGAAAACGGAAAATAACAAATTTGCAAAAGCCGAAATGCTGATTCGGAAACCTGTTTCAGAAGTTTTTCAGGCTTTTATTGATCCTCAGATAACCAGTAAATTTTGGTTTACAAAAGGATCGGGAAAATTAGAAGAAAACCAAAAAACCGAATGGACTTGGGAAATGTATGGTTTTTCACTTTCGGTTACAACGCTTGTTTTACAAGAAAATAAAAAGATTGTCATAGAATGGGGAAATCCAGACGAAATTACTTTAGTCGAATGGGTTTTTAGTCCGTTGAACGAAAATGAAACTTTTGTAAGCATCACCAATTCTGGTTTTCAGGGTGACACCGATAAAATAATCGATCAGGTTCGCAATTCAACCGAAGGTTTTACTTTGGTCTTAGCAGGAGCAAAAGCTTATTTGGAGCATAATTTAAGATTGAATCTGGTCTTGGATCGTTTTCCAAAAGGTCTTGCTTAA
- a CDS encoding MBL fold metallo-hydrolase: MITFLILIALIAIIVYSFLQHPKFGKAPSGERLAQIQNSPQYKNGKFENQSFTPDLAEGASMAGVLFEFFFKKVDRKIPTDLIPSVKTNLLELPLDKDILVWFGHSSYFIQLEGKRFLIDPVFSGNTSPIPGTTKSFKGSDIYTADDLPEIDYLLITHDHYDHLDYDTILKLKPKIKKIITALGVGSHLEFWGFPSEKIIEKDWYSTIKLDENITIHTAPSRHFSGRSFKRCNTLWTSFILETADFKIYLGGDSGYDSHFAEIGEKYGPFDIALLDNGQYNEKWKYIHNMPEDVIKAMKELKAKRVFPVHSSKFSLSLHSWDEPLIKVTELNSLSENPIPLITPMIGEMVELKNDKQEFKQWWKGVN; encoded by the coding sequence ATGATTACATTCTTAATCCTGATCGCATTAATAGCCATTATCGTTTATAGCTTTCTTCAGCATCCAAAATTTGGAAAAGCGCCTTCTGGCGAAAGACTTGCTCAAATTCAAAACTCTCCTCAGTACAAAAACGGAAAATTCGAAAATCAGAGTTTTACGCCAGATCTTGCCGAAGGAGCAAGTATGGCTGGAGTTTTGTTTGAATTTTTCTTTAAAAAAGTAGATCGAAAAATTCCAACCGATTTGATTCCGTCTGTAAAAACCAATTTATTGGAGCTTCCTTTAGATAAAGATATTTTGGTTTGGTTTGGGCATTCTTCTTATTTTATTCAGCTGGAAGGAAAACGTTTTTTAATTGATCCCGTTTTCAGCGGTAACACCTCTCCTATTCCCGGCACAACAAAATCGTTTAAAGGATCTGACATTTATACGGCCGACGATCTTCCAGAAATTGATTATTTATTGATTACGCACGATCATTACGATCATTTGGATTACGATACAATTTTAAAACTAAAACCAAAAATTAAAAAAATAATCACGGCACTTGGCGTAGGTTCGCATTTGGAATTTTGGGGATTTCCGTCAGAAAAAATTATAGAAAAAGACTGGTACAGCACGATCAAATTAGATGAAAATATAACCATCCACACTGCTCCTTCTCGTCATTTTTCGGGCAGAAGTTTCAAAAGATGCAATACGCTTTGGACTTCCTTTATTCTCGAAACCGCCGATTTTAAAATTTATTTGGGCGGAGACAGCGGCTATGATTCGCATTTTGCAGAAATTGGCGAAAAATATGGCCCGTTTGACATTGCCCTGCTTGACAATGGCCAATACAATGAAAAATGGAAATACATTCATAATATGCCAGAAGATGTCATAAAAGCCATGAAAGAACTCAAAGCCAAAAGAGTATTTCCTGTACATTCTTCTAAATTTTCGTTGTCGCTCCATTCTTGGGACGAACCTTTAATAAAAGTAACAGAATTGAATAGTTTATCAGAAAATCCTATTCCGCTAATTACCCCAATGATTGGCGAAATGGTTGAACTGAAAAATGATAAACAAGAATTTAAACAATGGTGGAAAGGGGTTAATTAA
- a CDS encoding glyoxalase: protein MNHKIKSIRPFIGAKNFEISRSFYRDLGFEEGVLESNFSVFKSEEIAFYLQDYYDKNWIENTMIFVEVDDVERYYSELLALNLPEKYEGVKLTPIKYLDWGSECFLHDPSGILWHFGKFK, encoded by the coding sequence ATGAATCACAAAATCAAATCAATCAGGCCTTTTATTGGAGCGAAAAATTTCGAAATCTCGAGAAGCTTTTATCGCGATTTAGGATTTGAAGAAGGTGTTTTAGAATCTAATTTTTCAGTTTTTAAATCAGAAGAAATTGCTTTTTATCTTCAAGACTATTACGATAAAAACTGGATTGAAAACACCATGATTTTTGTAGAAGTCGATGATGTTGAACGTTATTACAGCGAGCTTTTGGCTTTGAATCTTCCCGAAAAATATGAAGGAGTAAAATTAACTCCGATCAAATATTTAGATTGGGGAAGCGAATGTTTCCTGCACGATCCTTCTGGAATTTTATGGCATTTTGGGAAGTTCAAATAA
- a CDS encoding GNAT family N-acetyltransferase: MEISNFNLQPDFLENEISKLIPLEEKHFDALFEAASDPLIWEQNPAKDRHTKEGFKTFFEMILTKSPFLILDKQTNEVMGTTSFYDYNPERSSVGIGYTFITRKYWGGSYNKSNKQLMMDYAFQHVNSVLFHVGSENFRSQKAVLKLGAEKVNELLFTVNGTEVPYFEYELKKNRDLK; this comes from the coding sequence ATGGAAATATCAAACTTCAATTTACAGCCAGATTTCTTAGAAAACGAAATCTCAAAATTAATCCCGTTAGAAGAAAAACATTTTGACGCATTGTTTGAAGCAGCTTCAGACCCCTTAATTTGGGAGCAGAATCCTGCAAAAGACCGACATACAAAAGAGGGTTTTAAAACTTTTTTTGAAATGATACTTACCAAAAGCCCTTTCTTAATTCTTGATAAACAAACCAATGAAGTTATGGGAACAACTAGTTTTTACGACTACAATCCCGAAAGATCGAGCGTTGGTATTGGATATACTTTTATTACAAGAAAATATTGGGGCGGATCCTACAATAAATCAAACAAACAACTAATGATGGATTATGCTTTCCAGCACGTTAATTCGGTGCTTTTTCATGTCGGATCAGAAAATTTCCGTTCTCAAAAAGCCGTTCTAAAACTGGGTGCAGAAAAAGTAAATGAACTGTTATTTACTGTTAATGGTACAGAAGTGCCGTATTTTGAATATGAATTGAAGAAAAACAGAGACTTGAAATAA
- a CDS encoding TIGR00730 family Rossman fold protein, with protein sequence MKRITVFCASSFGTEKIYEEQAIALGKTLAEQNIELVYGGANVGLMGAVADGALNAGGKVIGVLPNFLRSKEIAHLHLTELILVESMHERKTKMNDLCDGVIALPGGFGTLEELFEMLTWAQLGLHKKPIGILNINGFYDALITLLQTMTEKGLLKEINREMLLVSDNIDDLLQKMKNYVAPTVGKWIDKKNV encoded by the coding sequence ATGAAAAGAATAACCGTTTTCTGCGCTTCTAGTTTTGGCACTGAAAAAATTTACGAAGAACAAGCAATAGCTTTGGGAAAAACCTTAGCAGAACAAAATATTGAATTGGTTTACGGAGGTGCAAATGTAGGCTTAATGGGCGCAGTAGCAGACGGAGCCTTAAATGCCGGCGGAAAAGTGATTGGCGTTCTTCCCAACTTTCTACGATCTAAGGAAATTGCGCATCTGCACTTAACCGAATTAATTTTGGTGGAAAGTATGCACGAAAGAAAAACCAAAATGAACGATTTATGCGATGGTGTTATTGCACTTCCTGGTGGTTTTGGAACGCTGGAAGAACTTTTCGAAATGCTGACTTGGGCACAATTAGGACTGCACAAAAAACCAATAGGTATCTTAAACATAAACGGTTTTTATGATGCTTTGATAACTTTACTGCAAACCATGACAGAAAAAGGACTGCTAAAAGAAATCAATCGAGAAATGCTTTTAGTTAGCGATAATATCGATGATTTGCTGCAAAAGATGAAAAATTATGTTGCTCCAACCGTTGGAAAATGGATTGATAAAAAGAACGTTTAA
- a CDS encoding 2'-5' RNA ligase family protein — MNLTEHYNQLYKTSSEIISAGKYAIDSELKNESDSRFGITLLIRPNDEIIANIQTFINELKKAEPEQYFYPDSDIHITVMSIISCSENFTLNQISPNEYIEVICRSLVEVDKIKIHYQGITVSPSAIMIQGFPSDETLNNLRNRLRENFKKSGLQQSIDSRYEISTAHSTVMRFQEKLQNPKKLIEIAEKFRDYDFGTFEVKNLELVYNDWYQRKNTTRVLGDFGLR; from the coding sequence ATGAATTTAACCGAACATTACAATCAGCTTTATAAAACATCTTCTGAAATCATTTCAGCAGGAAAATACGCGATCGATTCTGAACTTAAAAACGAATCCGATTCCCGCTTTGGAATCACGCTGCTTATTCGTCCAAACGATGAAATTATAGCCAATATCCAAACATTTATCAACGAATTGAAAAAAGCTGAACCTGAGCAGTATTTTTATCCAGATTCAGATATTCATATTACAGTAATGTCGATTATTTCTTGCTCAGAAAACTTTACTTTGAATCAGATTTCTCCAAACGAATATATTGAAGTCATCTGCAGAAGTCTTGTTGAAGTGGATAAAATCAAAATTCATTACCAAGGCATAACCGTTTCTCCTTCAGCAATTATGATTCAGGGATTTCCAAGCGATGAAACCTTAAATAATCTTAGAAATAGACTTCGCGAAAATTTTAAAAAATCGGGATTGCAGCAATCTATAGACAGTCGCTATGAAATTTCTACTGCGCATTCAACTGTAATGCGTTTTCAGGAAAAGCTTCAAAACCCTAAGAAATTAATTGAAATTGCAGAAAAATTCCGCGATTACGATTTTGGAACATTTGAAGTCAAAAATTTAGAATTGGTTTATAATGACTGGTATCAGCGAAAAAATACAACACGTGTTTTGGGTGATTTTGGATTGCGTTGA
- a CDS encoding lactonase family protein, with product MKQKLTYLTLTFLFTFNVFSQNTYVFLGSYNRDKTAEAIQVYQLDTLSGKLTKFTSAKNIVNPSFLTVSPNGKYVYACTDTKTPNAGSVSSFEFNPSAKTLTFLNSQRSGGENPVYVSVHKNGKWLANANYTEGSVSVYPLLENGKIDSIAQNFQYADGSINKERQTKSHVHSAVFSPQGDYLFLPDLGADKIRCYAFDENQKKPLAETKNPFTKTDLEAGPRHFTFHPNQKWVYCIEEMAGQISVYNYENGTLNKIQRIAAHPDTIKEGFESSDIHISPDGKFLYATNRGKENNIAIFSIDENGHLKNIGYQSTLGKHPRIFAIDDSGKFLVASNVITGNVIVFKRNPETGLLKKVGKQIKMQNVSCVQIKQI from the coding sequence TTGAAACAAAAACTAACCTACCTAACTCTAACATTTCTCTTCACATTCAATGTATTTTCTCAAAACACTTACGTCTTTTTGGGATCTTATAATCGCGATAAAACAGCAGAAGCAATTCAGGTTTACCAATTGGATACATTGAGCGGAAAACTGACTAAATTTACCTCGGCAAAAAACATTGTGAATCCTTCCTTTCTGACGGTTTCTCCAAACGGCAAATACGTTTATGCCTGTACTGATACCAAAACGCCAAATGCAGGAAGCGTGAGCAGTTTTGAATTTAATCCGTCAGCAAAAACTTTGACTTTTCTAAACAGCCAAAGAAGCGGTGGAGAAAATCCTGTGTACGTAAGCGTTCATAAAAACGGAAAATGGCTTGCCAATGCTAATTATACAGAAGGGAGCGTTTCGGTTTATCCGCTTTTGGAAAACGGCAAAATCGATTCGATTGCACAGAATTTTCAATATGCAGATGGAAGCATAAATAAAGAAAGGCAAACCAAATCTCATGTGCACTCAGCCGTATTTTCGCCACAAGGCGATTATTTGTTTTTACCCGATTTAGGAGCAGATAAAATTCGCTGTTATGCTTTTGATGAAAATCAGAAAAAACCTTTGGCAGAAACTAAAAATCCATTTACAAAAACCGATTTAGAAGCTGGACCAAGACATTTTACTTTTCATCCCAATCAAAAATGGGTCTATTGCATTGAAGAAATGGCAGGACAGATAAGCGTTTATAATTATGAAAATGGCACTTTAAACAAAATTCAGCGCATTGCCGCCCATCCAGACACAATAAAAGAAGGTTTTGAAAGTTCTGATATTCACATCTCCCCTGATGGAAAATTTCTTTATGCCACAAACCGCGGCAAAGAAAACAACATCGCCATTTTCTCGATTGATGAAAATGGACATCTCAAAAACATTGGTTATCAGTCAACTTTAGGAAAGCACCCGCGTATTTTTGCTATTGATGATAGCGGAAAGTTTTTAGTAGCTTCAAATGTTATAACTGGGAATGTTATTGTTTTTAAAAGAAATCCGGAAACTGGATTACTAAAAAAAGTAGGCAAACAGATTAAAATGCAAAATGTTTCGTGCGTGCAGATCAAACAGATTTAA